The nucleotide sequence ATCCCGGCCGGTAACGGCATCATGCATCAGATCAACCTGGAGAAAATGTCTCCTGTGGTGCAACTGAAAGATGGCGTTGCCTATCCGGATACTTGTGTCGGGACAGACAGCCACACACCACATGTCGATGCACTGGGCGTGATCGCCATCGGTGTGGGCGGCCTGGAAGCGGAAACTGTGATGCTGGGACGTCCGTCGATGATGCGCCTGCCGGATATTGTCGGGGTCAGGCTGACTGGAGAGCGGAAACCGGGGATTACCGCGACGGATATTGTGCTGGCCATGACAGAATTTTTGCGCAGCGAACGCGTCGTTTCTGCTTACCTCGAATTCTTCGGCGAAGGGGCGAAAGCGCTCACCATCGGTGACCGCGCGACGATTTCCAATATGACCCCCGAATACGGTGCCAGTGCCGGGATGTTCTACATCGATGAGCAGACCATCAACTACCTGAAACTGACCGGCCGTGAACCGGAACAAGTGGCACTGGTTGAGCAGTATGCGAAACAGACCGGATTGTGGGCGGATGCCCTGGATACGGCGCTATATGAACGAGTCCTGGAATTTGATCTGTCGTCGGTCGAGCGCAACTTAGCCGGTCCGTCCAATCCGCATCGCCGTTTGCCAACGGCCCAACTGGCGCAGCGTGGTATTGCCGCGCCCTGGGAAGAAAAAGAAGGTGAGTTGCCGGATGGCGCGGTGATTATTGCTGCGATAACCTCGTGTACCAACACCAGCAATCCGCGCAATGTGGTGGCTGCGGGCCTGCTGGCGAAAAAAGCCAATCAACTGGGCTTAGTGCGCCAGCCCTGGGTTAAAACCTCTTTTGCGCCAGGCTCGAAAGTGGCCAAGCTGTACCTGCAAGAAGCCAACCTGCTCTCTGAACTGGAACAGCTGGGCTTTGGGATTGTGGGGTATGCCTGTACCACCTGTAACGGCATGAGTGGCGCGCTCGATCCTCAAATCCAGCAGGAAATCATCGACCGCGATCTGTATGCCACTGCGGTGCTGTCCGGTAACCGTAACTTCGATGGCCGTATTCACCCTTATGCCAAGCAGGCCTTCCTGGCGTCCCCCCCGCTGGTGGTGGCTTATGCCTTGGCCGGCACGGTGCGCTTTGATATCGAGCGGGACGCACTGGGCACGGATGCCAGCGGTCAGCCCATTTATCTTCACGATATCTGGCCGAGCGATGAAGAAATCGACAGGGTCGTCAATCAGTCCGTCAAACCTGAACAGTTTCATCAGGTTTACATTCAGATGTTCAAACCGGACGATGCCGAGCAACCCAGTCACCCGCTGTATGACTGGCGTCCGATGAGTACTTATATCCGCCGTCCGCCCTATTGGGAAGGGGCACTTGCCGGTGAGCGAACGCTCAGAGGCATGCGCCCGCTGGCGATTGTGGGCGATAATATCACCACAGATCACCTGTCGCCCTCCAATGCGATTCTGGCCAGCAGTGCGGCGGGTGAATATCTGACCCAAATGGGTGTGCCGGAGGAAGACTTTAACTCGTACGCAACGCACCGGGGGGATCACCTGACCGCACAACGAGCGACTTTCGCCAACCCGAAACTGTTTAATGAGATGGTTCAAGAGAATGGTGAACTGGTGCAGGGCTCTCTGGCGCGTCTTGAACCGGAAGGGACAGTCACCCGGATGTGGGAAGCGATAGAAACCTATATGGCCCGTAAGCAGCCGCTGATCATTGTTGCCGGTGCCGATTACGGCCAGGGATCTTCCCGCGACTGGGCAGCGAAAGGTGTGCGTTTAGCCGGGGTCGAAGTGATTGTTGCCGAAGGTTTTGAGCGCATTCACCGCACCAACCTGGTGGGCATGGGCGTGCTGCCCCTGCAGTTCAAAGCGGGCGTCAGCCGGCTCACCCTGGGGCTGGATGGGACTGAGCTGTATGATGTGGTCGGTGACATCCAACCGGGGGCTGATCTGGCGCTGGTGATTACGCGTCGAAACGGTGAAACACTGGATGTGGCGGTGACCTGTCGGTTAGATACGGCCGATGAAGTGCATGTCTACCAGGCGGGCGGTGTGCTGCAGCGTTTCGCGCAAGATTTTCTGGCCAATTAAGGTAAGGGAGCAAGGACAATGAGTGATGTGAGTTCCCCGTCCCAGTGCAGAGTGCCGGCCACTTATATGCGGGGCGGTACCAGCAAAGGGGTCTTTTTCCGTTTACAGGATCTGCCGCCTGCCGCGCAGATCCCGGGTGAAGCCCGGGACAGCCTGCTGATGCGCGTGATTGGTAGTCCGGATCCGTACGGGAAGCAAATCGATGGTATGGGGGGGGCGACCTCCAGCACCAGTAAGACGGTCATCGTTTCGAAAAGTGAGCAACCGGATCACGATGTGGATTACCTTTTTGGTCAGGTCTCGATTGATAAACCCATGGTCGACTGGAGTGGCAACTGTGGCAATCTTTCCGCTGCAGTCGGGCCGTTTGCGATTCACGCCGGGCTGATCGCACCGGAACGTATCCCGCAAAACGGCATCGTGGCGGTGCGTGTCTGGCAGGTGAATATCCAAAAAACCATCGTGGTGCATGTGCCTGTGGTCAATGGCCTGGTACAGGAAACCGGTGAATTTGAACTGGATGGGGTGACCTTTCCGGCGGCTGAAATTCAGGTCGATTTTATGGATCCGGCCGACGGGGAAGGCTCGATGTTCCCAACAGGCAATCTGGTTGACGATCTCGATGTCCCGGGCGTTGGGACGTTTAACGCCACACTGATCAATGCCGGCATTCCGACGATTTTTGTCGATGCCGCCTCGATTGGCTATCAGGGCACCGAACTGCAGGATGACATTAACAATGACAGCAAGGCCCTGGCAATGTTCGAGACCATTCGTGCCCACGGCGCGCTGAAGATGGGGCTGATTGAGCACTTGGATGAGGCGAAAACGCGTCAGCATACGCCTAAAATCGCCTTTGTTGCCAAGCCGCAAACCTATCTGGCCTCCAGTGGCACAACCGTCAGTGCTGCGCAGACCGATCTCCTGGTGCGCGCCTTGTCGATGGGCAAGTTACATCATGCCATGATGGGCACCGCTGCCGTCGCCATCGCTGCAGCTGCCTGTGTGCCGGGTACGCTGGTGAACCTTGCAGCAGGCGGTGGCAATCAAACCTCGGTGACGTTTGGCCATCCTTCCGGGACGCTTAAAGTCGGCGCCAGCACGGCTCTGGCCCAGCAATCCTGGAAGGTCGAAAAAGTGGTCATGAGCCGCAGTGCCCGGATACTGATGGAAGGCTGGGTACGGGTGCCTGCTGAGACTATTGCATCAGGGTGACGCAACTTTGCTTGTTTACCCAGTCTCTTGCATGCTGGCGGATCAAAAGATCGGACAATGGCAGGCTCTGGGCATCAGGCCTGCCATTGTTGATGCGGAATGCTACAGCTGAGTAACAAAGGTGCCCTCAGGCGTGACGGGAAGGTAGTTGCGGTAGAAATCCAGATAAGCCTGCTCGGGGTTCAGATCGCTGAACAGTTCCGGATACAGGGCTTTGGCATAAAACTGGATCATCGCACCATCCATAATCGTTCGGCATGCCCCGTGGTAGGCGGCGTAAACACGATTGTTGCGCACGGCGGAAATGGACGTCCAACCCAGGCGGTTCTTAAAGCCGGCTAAACGCTGCCTGGCGAGCGCTTCTGGTACGCCTTGTCCCATCAGCATGGCGTCATCAACACTGCCTGATTCATACCCTGTCATGACGATGACGTCTGGGTTCGCGGCAATGATCTGCTCCGGATTCAGTTTGCCCCACCACTCCACATAAGGCGCGGAAATGTTGTCTCCGCCGGCCATGGTGGCAATGGCACCCCACATGTTTTTACCGAATGTGTAGCCAACTTCATTGATACCCGCCGCGCCGTATTCGGTATAGACTTTGGGTTTTGCCAGCTTGGCCGAGGCTAAGCGTTCATTGATCAGTTCGATATTCCGGCGGTATTCACCGGCAATTTTTTCGGCTCTTTCTTTCTGACCGGTAATCACGCCGATCAGTTGGGTGCTTTGGATGTGGCGCTCCAGTGTCTGGGCGTTGTAATCGACCACTATCACCGGGATGCCTGCGCTTTCAATGCGCGCTATTTCTGCGCCTAATGCTTTATATTGCCAGTCTGCCAGCATCAGTAAGTCCGGCTGAAGGCTAATGACTTTTTCAACGGAAAACGTGTTGGTATCA is from Photobacterium sp. TLY01 and encodes:
- the prpF gene encoding 2-methylaconitate cis-trans isomerase PrpF → MSDVSSPSQCRVPATYMRGGTSKGVFFRLQDLPPAAQIPGEARDSLLMRVIGSPDPYGKQIDGMGGATSSTSKTVIVSKSEQPDHDVDYLFGQVSIDKPMVDWSGNCGNLSAAVGPFAIHAGLIAPERIPQNGIVAVRVWQVNIQKTIVVHVPVVNGLVQETGEFELDGVTFPAAEIQVDFMDPADGEGSMFPTGNLVDDLDVPGVGTFNATLINAGIPTIFVDAASIGYQGTELQDDINNDSKALAMFETIRAHGALKMGLIEHLDEAKTRQHTPKIAFVAKPQTYLASSGTTVSAAQTDLLVRALSMGKLHHAMMGTAAVAIAAAACVPGTLVNLAAGGGNQTSVTFGHPSGTLKVGASTALAQQSWKVEKVVMSRSARILMEGWVRVPAETIASG
- the acnD gene encoding Fe/S-dependent 2-methylisocitrate dehydratase AcnD, with translation MNSQYRKTLPGSHICYFDAREAVNDISPGAYDTLPYTSRVLAENLVRRCEPEALTDSLKQLIERKRDLDFPWYPARVVCHDILGQTALVDLAGLRDAIAEQGGDPAKVNPVVETQLIVDHSLAVEHGGFEPDAFEKNRAIEDRRNEDRFHFIEWCKTAFKNVSVIPAGNGIMHQINLEKMSPVVQLKDGVAYPDTCVGTDSHTPHVDALGVIAIGVGGLEAETVMLGRPSMMRLPDIVGVRLTGERKPGITATDIVLAMTEFLRSERVVSAYLEFFGEGAKALTIGDRATISNMTPEYGASAGMFYIDEQTINYLKLTGREPEQVALVEQYAKQTGLWADALDTALYERVLEFDLSSVERNLAGPSNPHRRLPTAQLAQRGIAAPWEEKEGELPDGAVIIAAITSCTNTSNPRNVVAAGLLAKKANQLGLVRQPWVKTSFAPGSKVAKLYLQEANLLSELEQLGFGIVGYACTTCNGMSGALDPQIQQEIIDRDLYATAVLSGNRNFDGRIHPYAKQAFLASPPLVVAYALAGTVRFDIERDALGTDASGQPIYLHDIWPSDEEIDRVVNQSVKPEQFHQVYIQMFKPDDAEQPSHPLYDWRPMSTYIRRPPYWEGALAGERTLRGMRPLAIVGDNITTDHLSPSNAILASSAAGEYLTQMGVPEEDFNSYATHRGDHLTAQRATFANPKLFNEMVQENGELVQGSLARLEPEGTVTRMWEAIETYMARKQPLIIVAGADYGQGSSRDWAAKGVRLAGVEVIVAEGFERIHRTNLVGMGVLPLQFKAGVSRLTLGLDGTELYDVVGDIQPGADLALVITRRNGETLDVAVTCRLDTADEVHVYQAGGVLQRFAQDFLAN
- a CDS encoding ABC transporter substrate-binding protein, encoding MYQKLLSIAALMFSAATFAEVTTVTDVLGREVTFDAPAKRAIVGFYPEDYMAIGTEAAYDHVVGMSKYIWQARSANWELYVKHRPSLEDIPGIGRVDTNTFSVEKVISLQPDLLMLADWQYKALGAEIARIESAGIPVIVVDYNAQTLERHIQSTQLIGVITGQKERAEKIAGEYRRNIELINERLASAKLAKPKVYTEYGAAGINEVGYTFGKNMWGAIATMAGGDNISAPYVEWWGKLNPEQIIAANPDVIVMTGYESGSVDDAMLMGQGVPEALARQRLAGFKNRLGWTSISAVRNNRVYAAYHGACRTIMDGAMIQFYAKALYPELFSDLNPEQAYLDFYRNYLPVTPEGTFVTQL